In Bradyrhizobium lablabi, one DNA window encodes the following:
- a CDS encoding flavin reductase family protein has product MSLDAATDDLRASFKLAMRRFPAAVTVITSADQTRRHGMTATAVTSLSLDPPSLVVCVNQASLLHDIMLLARRFCVNLLRRDQVALSAAFSGALPPETRFGLGEWAVSPEGISYLETAQINIFCRKAAAVPYGTHTIFIGEAELVNVHDPVDPLIYQDATYCFSVPAETKAA; this is encoded by the coding sequence ATGTCCCTGGATGCCGCCACCGACGACCTTCGCGCGTCGTTCAAGCTTGCGATGCGCCGCTTCCCCGCAGCCGTCACGGTCATCACCTCGGCCGACCAGACCCGTCGCCATGGCATGACGGCGACCGCGGTCACCTCGCTCTCCCTCGACCCGCCGTCGCTCGTGGTCTGCGTCAACCAGGCGAGCCTGCTTCACGACATCATGCTGCTGGCGCGCCGGTTCTGCGTGAACCTGCTGCGCCGGGATCAGGTCGCGTTATCGGCGGCCTTCAGCGGGGCGCTGCCGCCTGAAACACGTTTTGGTCTCGGCGAATGGGCGGTCTCGCCCGAAGGCATCAGTTATCTCGAAACCGCGCAGATCAATATCTTTTGCCGAAAGGCCGCCGCCGTTCCCTACGGCACGCACACAATCTTCATCGGCGAGGCCGAACTCGTGAACGTTCACGATCCCGTCGATCCCCTAATCTATCAGGATGCGACCTACTGCTTTTCCGTGCCAGCCGAAACCAAAGCCGCCTAA